A window from Actinomycetospora corticicola encodes these proteins:
- a CDS encoding helical backbone metal receptor, with protein MSAVPIDDQGTTVQVPDKVRRVVSLVPSLTEAIGVSDPHLLVGVTDWCTHPVDLDEQVVTPPARIRGTKNPDLDAIVALEPDLVVANEEENKPEHIAALRDRGLAVYVTDVRTVDGAFSSLDGMLAACGLERPAWLEGAEKAWGEIGRVPDDERRTAVIPIWRRPWMAVGCDTFAGALLDRLGVDNVLADGGPTAERYPRFDPADLPAHDLVVLPDEPYLFTADDGPEAFAAPARLVSGRLLTWYGPSLLEAAVTLPGALRAREQ; from the coding sequence ATGAGCGCCGTGCCGATCGACGACCAGGGGACGACCGTGCAGGTGCCCGACAAGGTGCGCCGCGTGGTCAGCCTCGTCCCGTCCCTCACCGAGGCGATCGGGGTCTCCGACCCGCACCTGCTCGTGGGCGTCACCGACTGGTGCACCCACCCCGTCGACCTCGACGAGCAGGTCGTCACGCCGCCCGCCCGCATCCGCGGCACGAAGAACCCCGACCTGGACGCGATCGTCGCCCTCGAGCCCGACCTCGTCGTCGCGAACGAGGAGGAGAACAAGCCGGAGCACATCGCCGCGCTGCGCGACCGCGGGCTCGCCGTCTACGTCACCGACGTGCGCACCGTCGACGGCGCGTTCTCCAGCCTCGACGGGATGCTCGCCGCGTGCGGGCTGGAGCGGCCGGCCTGGCTGGAGGGCGCGGAGAAGGCGTGGGGCGAGATCGGGCGCGTTCCCGACGACGAGCGCCGCACCGCGGTCATCCCGATCTGGCGCAGGCCGTGGATGGCGGTCGGGTGCGACACGTTCGCGGGCGCCCTGCTCGACCGGCTCGGCGTCGACAACGTCCTCGCCGACGGCGGGCCGACCGCGGAGCGCTACCCGCGCTTCGACCCGGCGGACCTGCCGGCGCACGACCTCGTCGTCCTGCCCGACGAGCCCTACCTCTTCACCGCCGACGACGGACCGGAGGCCTTCGCCGCCCCGGCCCGGCTGGTCAGCGGGCGCCTGCTCACCTGGTACGGCCCGAGCCTATTGGAGGCGGCGGTGACGCTGCCGGGTGCGCTCCGCGCACGTGAGCAGTAA
- a CDS encoding wax ester/triacylglycerol synthase domain-containing protein: MDRWASGIDTAWLQLEQETNRMVVHGLLFCDGPVDVEELRGRIRERWVDVYPGFRQRPTWPTGPIGPARWVDAPPDLTVHVTTMALPQPGDDHALARRIGELMSTPLPADRPWWRVEAITGYAGTAVHVAIHHGLADGVALNHLFHALADPVSDPRTPAAYVDPPRQAQPVHDVRLFRREVRDRASALWATVKRSRTPEGAAELGATGRAIKNSAWLLAAPPREKPSPLQGRPGVAKGARWTRDVELDVVKAAGKAAGGSVNDVLCAAIAGALRSVLGADVPRLRAVMPTNLRPLDRPISDDLGNEFGLVLPPLPTDEPDRTRRIERMQRSMATIKRTNQALASFTGIAAAGLGTARHTQALVARYARAGSLIISNVPGPLEELTIGPVRVRDVMFWVPCSARLGLGVSVLSYAGRVRLGIDADLGLIGGQEGLDRFTEALDDELAALRR; encoded by the coding sequence ATGGACCGCTGGGCGTCCGGGATCGACACGGCGTGGTTGCAGCTCGAGCAGGAGACCAACCGCATGGTCGTGCACGGGCTGCTGTTCTGCGACGGGCCCGTCGACGTCGAGGAGCTGCGCGGCCGGATCCGCGAGCGGTGGGTCGACGTCTACCCCGGGTTCCGGCAGCGGCCGACCTGGCCGACCGGCCCGATCGGGCCCGCCCGCTGGGTCGACGCGCCGCCGGACCTCACCGTCCACGTCACGACGATGGCGCTCCCGCAGCCCGGGGACGACCACGCGTTGGCCCGGCGGATCGGCGAGCTGATGTCGACGCCGCTGCCGGCCGACCGGCCGTGGTGGCGGGTCGAGGCGATCACCGGCTACGCCGGCACCGCCGTGCACGTCGCGATCCACCACGGCCTCGCCGACGGGGTCGCCCTCAACCACCTGTTCCACGCGCTCGCCGACCCGGTCTCCGACCCCCGCACCCCGGCCGCGTACGTCGACCCGCCCCGGCAGGCCCAGCCGGTCCACGACGTCCGGCTCTTCCGCCGCGAGGTGCGGGACCGGGCCTCCGCCCTGTGGGCGACGGTGAAGCGGTCGCGGACGCCCGAGGGCGCGGCGGAGCTCGGCGCGACCGGCCGGGCGATCAAGAACTCGGCGTGGCTGCTCGCGGCCCCGCCGCGGGAGAAGCCGTCCCCCCTGCAGGGCCGGCCCGGCGTCGCGAAGGGCGCCCGGTGGACCCGCGACGTGGAGCTCGACGTCGTGAAGGCCGCCGGGAAGGCCGCAGGCGGCAGCGTCAACGACGTGCTCTGCGCGGCCATCGCGGGGGCACTGCGCTCCGTGCTCGGTGCGGACGTGCCCCGCCTGCGCGCCGTGATGCCGACCAACCTGCGGCCGCTGGACCGGCCGATCTCGGACGACCTGGGCAACGAGTTCGGGCTCGTGCTCCCGCCGCTGCCCACCGACGAGCCCGACCGCACGCGGCGGATCGAGCGGATGCAGCGGTCGATGGCGACGATCAAGCGGACCAACCAGGCGCTCGCGAGCTTCACCGGGATCGCGGCGGCCGGGCTGGGCACGGCACGGCACACGCAGGCGCTGGTCGCCCGCTACGCCCGCGCCGGCTCGCTGATCATCTCCAACGTCCCGGGGCCGCTCGAGGAGCTGACGATCGGCCCGGTGCGGGTCCGCGACGTCATGTTCTGGGTCCCGTGCTCCGCCCGGCTCGGGCTCGGCGTGTCGGTCCTGTCCTACGCCGGGCGCGTCCGCCTGGGTATCGACGCCGACCTCGGGCTGATCGGCGGCCAGGAGGGCCTCGACCGGTTCACCGAGGCGCTGGACGACGAGTTGGCCGCACTTCGGAGGTAG
- a CDS encoding mycofactocin-coupled SDR family oxidoreductase has protein sequence MAGRVEGKVALVTGAARGQGRADAVRLAEEGADVIVVDVCGPLPGVDYASATPAELDETAALVEKTGRRVAAGQVDIRDLDGLRTVVDDGVAQLGRLDVVVANAGICIPRTWHRVTPEIFRDTLDVNVTGTWNTIMVGAPHLVAAGGGSVIVISSAAGMKVQPFMVPYTASKWAVRGMAKAFAAELAQHSIRVNSVHPTGVATGMTGEAMQSALGEAMAENPRPAGMFTNLLPVNVTMPADVADTVLFLASDESRYITAHELAPDAGVTEF, from the coding sequence ATGGCCGGACGGGTCGAGGGGAAGGTCGCGCTGGTCACCGGCGCGGCGCGCGGACAGGGGCGGGCGGACGCAGTGCGGCTCGCGGAGGAGGGCGCCGACGTCATCGTGGTCGACGTCTGCGGGCCGCTGCCGGGGGTCGACTACGCGTCGGCCACGCCGGCCGAGCTGGACGAGACGGCCGCGCTGGTGGAGAAGACCGGGCGGCGGGTGGCCGCCGGGCAGGTGGACATCCGGGACCTCGACGGGCTGCGCACGGTGGTGGACGACGGGGTCGCGCAGCTCGGGCGCCTCGACGTCGTCGTGGCCAACGCGGGCATCTGCATCCCGCGGACCTGGCACCGCGTGACCCCGGAGATCTTCCGCGACACCCTCGACGTCAACGTGACCGGCACCTGGAACACGATCATGGTCGGCGCGCCGCACCTGGTCGCGGCGGGCGGCGGGTCGGTCATCGTCATCAGTTCGGCGGCCGGCATGAAGGTCCAGCCGTTCATGGTTCCCTACACGGCGAGCAAGTGGGCGGTGCGCGGCATGGCGAAGGCCTTCGCCGCGGAGCTCGCGCAGCACTCGATCCGCGTGAACAGCGTCCACCCCACGGGCGTGGCCACCGGGATGACCGGCGAGGCGATGCAGTCCGCCCTCGGCGAGGCCATGGCGGAGAACCCGCGGCCCGCCGGCATGTTCACCAACCTGCTGCCCGTGAACGTCACGATGCCCGCGGACGTCGCGGACACCGTGCTGTTCCTCGCCTCCGACGAGTCGCGGTACATCACCGCGCACGAGCTCGCCCCGGACGCGGGGGTCACCGAGTTCTAG
- a CDS encoding MarR family winged helix-turn-helix transcriptional regulator: MSTPQQVESDLGWALGRVARAHLKTAQTVLVGLPGGPRGYQVLAAVARGEPSTQLALARKLGVDRTVMTYLLDEIQAEGLVERRPDPADRRARRVELTEAGRARLCELERKLRDAEDHMLAPLGPDERATLRDLLARLATADPDQPSACQVAQDLQDGCTETPSP, translated from the coding sequence GTGAGCACGCCGCAGCAGGTGGAGTCCGACCTGGGCTGGGCCCTGGGGCGTGTCGCGCGCGCCCACCTGAAGACCGCCCAGACGGTGCTGGTCGGCCTCCCGGGTGGTCCCCGCGGCTACCAGGTGCTGGCCGCGGTCGCCCGCGGCGAACCGAGCACGCAGCTCGCCCTCGCCCGCAAGCTCGGGGTCGACCGGACGGTCATGACCTACCTGCTCGACGAGATCCAGGCCGAGGGGCTCGTCGAGCGCCGGCCCGATCCCGCCGACCGCCGCGCGCGGCGCGTCGAGCTGACCGAGGCCGGGCGGGCCCGGCTGTGCGAGCTCGAACGCAAGCTGCGCGACGCCGAGGACCACATGCTCGCCCCGCTCGGACCCGACGAGCGCGCCACGCTCCGCGACCTGCTCGCGCGCCTCGCGACGGCCGACCCGGACCAGCCGTCCGCCTGCCAGGTCGCCCAGGACCTGCAGGACGGCTGCACGGAGACCCCGTCTCCCTGA
- a CDS encoding FMN-dependent NADH-azoreductase — translation MSLLRIDSSIRTQGSVSREVLDSLERSYLESDPGAQVVRRDLGLDPIAPTTWAAAVAAGMTPEDERTAEQREAVATAAALADELAAATAVVIGSPLYNFGIAAHLKSWVDLLITDARFAPGSTPLAGTPVVLVVSRGGGYGPGTPREGWDHATGWITRILRDVWGADVTVVEAELTLAEVVPAMAELRPLAAQKRAEAHEAAAKLGVALRAS, via the coding sequence ATGAGCCTGCTCCGTATCGACAGCAGCATCCGCACCCAGGGCTCGGTGAGCCGCGAGGTGCTGGACAGCCTCGAGCGCTCCTACCTCGAGTCCGATCCCGGCGCGCAGGTCGTCCGCCGCGACCTCGGGCTCGACCCGATCGCGCCCACCACCTGGGCGGCGGCCGTCGCCGCGGGCATGACGCCGGAGGACGAGCGCACCGCCGAGCAGCGCGAGGCCGTGGCCACCGCGGCCGCGCTGGCCGACGAGCTCGCCGCCGCCACGGCGGTGGTGATCGGCTCGCCGCTCTACAACTTCGGGATCGCGGCCCACCTCAAGAGCTGGGTCGACCTGCTCATCACCGACGCGCGCTTCGCCCCCGGCAGCACGCCCCTGGCCGGCACCCCCGTCGTCCTCGTCGTCTCCCGCGGCGGCGGGTACGGGCCGGGCACGCCGCGCGAGGGCTGGGACCACGCCACCGGCTGGATCACCCGCATCCTGCGCGACGTCTGGGGCGCCGACGTCACCGTCGTCGAGGCCGAGCTGACCCTCGCCGAGGTCGTCCCGGCGATGGCCGAGCTCCGCCCGCTCGCCGCCCAGAAGCGGGCCGAGGCCCACGAGGCGGCGGCGAAGCTGGGTGTGGCGCTCCGCGCCTCGTGA
- the icmF gene encoding fused isobutyryl-CoA mutase/GTPase IcmF has product MAESELHVPSNPIRVVTAASLFDGHDAAINIMRRILQRQGAEVIHLGHDRSVDDVVSAAVEEDAHAVAISSYQGGHVEYFTYLVDLLRERGAGHVRVYGGGGGVIVQREIDQLHAHGVARIFSPQDGQQLGLPGMINMIIRECDEDLSAQAPSSWDGLFTGERAVVARAVTMAESGVLPDDVRERVDAANSERHVPVLGITGTGGSGKSSLTDELVRRTRMDREDKLKVAVLAVDPTRRRGGGALLGDRIRMNALGGPVAFRSMANRGSGTALPERLGDVIAVLRASGADLVIVETPGIGQGDAGIVEFADVSLYVMTPEFGAASQLEKIDMLDFADVVAINKFERRGGDDARRDVARQLVRNRDAWGASWEEMPVYGTSAATFHDEGVTALYGKLVSLLGEKGLAEGAGHLEIPDTSVSTFAGSAIPAERERYLADIAATVRRYHEDTEAMVVATRKRSALQQAAELLGDRDAGDLPAVLEQAERDLPREAGELLDGWVQTKEDYAGDEFVYKVRDKENRIQLTKETLSGSKVNRVSLPSFTADEEVVRFLRRENLPGYFPFTAGVFAFKRDGEDPARMFAGEGDPFRTNRRFHYLSEDSPAKRLSTAFDSVTLYGRDPATPPDVYGKVGTSGVSIATLDDMKVLYGGFDLTSPTTSVSMTINGPAPTMLAFFLNTAIDQVVDTYREEHGEDPSPEKREELVAHAVSNVRGTVQADILKEDQGQNTCIFSTEFSLRMMADIQEWFIDHKVRNFYSVSISGYHIAEAGANPISQLAFTLSNGFTYVESYLARGMDVDDFAPNLSFFFSNGMDAEYSVIGRVARRIWAVAMRERYGANERSQKLKYHVQTSGRSLHAQEMQFNDIRTTLQALCALYDNANSLHTNAYDEAVTTPSQESVRRALAIQMIINREWGLSLNENPLQGSFVIEELTDLVEEAVLAEFDRIAERGGVLGAMETGYQRGKIQDESMLYEGRKHDGSLPIIGVNTFLPPADADGEEPKEIELSRATEEEKSSQLQRLDDFQARHQSESAEAIARLQAAATAGENVFTELMKAARVCSLGQLTDAFFEVGGQYRRSM; this is encoded by the coding sequence ATGGCCGAATCCGAGCTGCACGTGCCGAGCAACCCGATCCGGGTGGTGACCGCCGCCAGCCTGTTCGACGGACACGACGCCGCGATCAACATCATGCGGCGCATCCTGCAGCGCCAGGGCGCCGAGGTGATCCACCTCGGACACGACCGCTCGGTCGACGACGTCGTGTCGGCCGCGGTCGAGGAGGACGCCCACGCCGTCGCGATCAGCTCCTACCAGGGCGGGCACGTCGAGTACTTCACCTACCTGGTCGACCTGCTGCGCGAGCGCGGTGCCGGGCACGTCCGCGTGTACGGCGGCGGCGGGGGCGTCATCGTCCAGCGCGAGATCGACCAGCTCCACGCGCACGGGGTGGCGCGCATCTTCTCGCCGCAGGACGGCCAGCAGCTCGGCCTGCCCGGCATGATCAACATGATCATCCGCGAGTGCGACGAGGACCTGTCGGCGCAGGCCCCGTCGTCGTGGGACGGGCTGTTCACCGGCGAGCGCGCGGTCGTCGCGCGCGCGGTGACGATGGCCGAGTCGGGTGTCCTGCCCGACGACGTCCGCGAGCGCGTCGACGCCGCGAACTCCGAGCGGCACGTCCCGGTCCTCGGCATCACCGGTACCGGCGGGTCGGGAAAGTCCTCGCTCACCGACGAGCTGGTCCGCCGCACCCGTATGGACCGCGAGGACAAGCTGAAGGTGGCGGTCCTCGCGGTCGACCCGACCCGTCGTCGGGGTGGTGGGGCCCTGCTCGGCGACCGCATCCGCATGAACGCCCTCGGCGGTCCCGTCGCCTTCCGGTCGATGGCCAACCGCGGGTCGGGCACGGCGCTCCCCGAGCGCCTGGGCGACGTCATCGCCGTGCTGCGCGCCTCCGGGGCGGACCTGGTGATCGTCGAGACGCCCGGCATCGGGCAGGGCGACGCGGGCATCGTCGAGTTCGCCGACGTCTCGCTCTACGTCATGACGCCGGAGTTCGGGGCGGCCTCGCAGCTCGAGAAGATCGACATGCTGGACTTCGCGGACGTCGTCGCGATCAACAAGTTCGAGCGCCGCGGCGGCGACGACGCCCGCCGCGACGTGGCCCGCCAGCTGGTGCGCAACCGCGACGCGTGGGGCGCGAGCTGGGAGGAGATGCCGGTCTACGGCACCAGCGCCGCGACCTTCCACGACGAGGGCGTCACCGCGCTCTACGGCAAGCTCGTCTCGCTGCTCGGCGAGAAGGGCCTGGCCGAGGGCGCCGGCCACCTCGAGATCCCCGACACCAGCGTCTCCACCTTCGCCGGGTCGGCGATCCCGGCCGAGCGCGAGCGCTACCTCGCCGACATCGCCGCCACGGTGCGCCGGTACCACGAGGACACCGAGGCGATGGTCGTCGCGACCCGGAAGCGGTCCGCGCTGCAGCAGGCGGCGGAGCTGCTCGGCGACCGCGACGCGGGTGACCTGCCGGCCGTGCTCGAGCAGGCCGAGCGCGACCTGCCGCGGGAGGCGGGCGAGCTGCTCGACGGCTGGGTGCAGACGAAGGAGGACTACGCGGGCGACGAGTTCGTCTACAAGGTCCGCGACAAGGAGAACCGGATCCAGCTGACCAAGGAGACGCTCTCCGGGTCGAAGGTCAACCGCGTCTCGCTGCCGTCGTTCACCGCCGACGAGGAGGTCGTGCGGTTCCTGCGCCGCGAGAACCTCCCCGGGTACTTCCCGTTCACCGCGGGCGTCTTCGCCTTCAAGCGCGACGGCGAGGACCCCGCCCGCATGTTCGCCGGCGAGGGCGACCCGTTCCGCACCAACCGCCGGTTCCACTACCTCTCCGAGGACTCGCCGGCCAAGCGCCTGTCGACGGCCTTCGACTCGGTGACCCTCTACGGCCGCGACCCGGCCACTCCCCCGGACGTCTACGGCAAGGTCGGGACCTCCGGGGTCTCGATCGCGACGCTCGACGACATGAAGGTGCTCTACGGCGGGTTCGACCTGACCTCGCCGACCACCTCGGTGTCGATGACGATCAACGGCCCGGCGCCGACGATGCTGGCGTTCTTCCTCAACACCGCGATCGACCAGGTCGTCGACACCTACCGCGAGGAGCACGGCGAGGACCCGTCGCCCGAGAAGCGCGAGGAGCTCGTCGCCCACGCGGTCTCGAACGTCCGCGGCACGGTGCAGGCCGACATCCTCAAGGAGGACCAGGGCCAGAACACCTGCATCTTCTCCACCGAGTTCTCGCTCCGGATGATGGCCGACATCCAGGAGTGGTTCATCGACCACAAGGTGCGGAACTTCTACTCGGTCTCGATCTCCGGCTACCACATCGCCGAGGCCGGGGCGAACCCCATCTCGCAGCTGGCGTTCACGCTGTCGAACGGCTTCACCTACGTCGAGTCCTATCTCGCGCGCGGGATGGACGTCGACGACTTCGCGCCCAACCTGTCGTTCTTCTTCTCCAACGGCATGGACGCGGAGTACTCGGTGATCGGCCGGGTGGCCCGCCGCATCTGGGCCGTGGCGATGCGCGAGCGCTACGGCGCCAACGAGCGCTCGCAGAAGCTCAAGTACCACGTCCAGACGTCGGGCCGGTCCCTGCACGCGCAGGAGATGCAGTTCAACGACATCCGGACGACGCTCCAGGCGCTGTGCGCGCTCTACGACAACGCCAACTCGCTGCACACCAACGCCTACGACGAGGCCGTGACGACCCCGTCGCAGGAGTCGGTGCGCCGGGCGCTCGCGATCCAGATGATCATCAACCGCGAGTGGGGCCTCTCACTCAACGAGAACCCGCTGCAGGGGTCGTTCGTGATCGAGGAGCTCACCGACCTCGTCGAGGAGGCCGTGCTCGCCGAGTTCGACCGGATCGCCGAGCGCGGCGGCGTGCTGGGCGCCATGGAGACCGGTTACCAGCGCGGCAAGATCCAGGACGAGTCGATGCTCTACGAGGGCCGCAAGCACGACGGCTCGCTGCCGATCATCGGCGTGAACACGTTCCTGCCCCCGGCCGACGCCGACGGCGAGGAGCCGAAGGAGATCGAGCTCTCCCGCGCCACCGAGGAGGAGAAGAGCTCGCAGCTGCAGCGCCTCGACGACTTCCAGGCCCGCCACCAGAGCGAGTCCGCCGAGGCGATCGCCCGGCTGCAGGCCGCCGCGACGGCCGGGGAGAACGTGTTCACCGAGCTGATGAAGGCCGCCCGGGTGTGCTCGCTCGGTCAGCTCACCGACGCGTTCTTCGAGGTGGGCGGGCAGTACCGGCGCAGTATGTGA
- a CDS encoding NUDIX domain-containing protein, with the protein MTTVWGAPLSVTTDDDDSSIRVDLHDVTAPEGDRFDYPVVHLPSVAVAVVVRDEEVLALRTYRYPVGRYGWELPGGGVDPGEDPAVAAARETAEETGWAPVGPGRPLITFQPLPGGVVSTVHVHLWTDAERSDAPLDRHEPGQAQWLPVADVVRLAAAGELLGSGTLVGLLQYVAERS; encoded by the coding sequence GTGACCACCGTCTGGGGCGCGCCCCTGTCCGTGACCACGGACGACGACGACTCCTCCATCCGCGTCGACCTGCACGACGTGACCGCCCCCGAGGGCGACCGGTTCGACTACCCGGTGGTGCACCTGCCGTCGGTGGCGGTCGCCGTCGTCGTCCGCGACGAGGAGGTCCTCGCGCTGCGGACCTACCGCTACCCCGTGGGCCGCTACGGGTGGGAACTGCCCGGCGGCGGGGTCGACCCGGGCGAGGACCCGGCGGTCGCGGCGGCCCGGGAGACCGCGGAGGAGACCGGGTGGGCGCCGGTCGGTCCGGGGCGTCCGCTCATCACCTTCCAGCCGCTGCCCGGCGGGGTCGTCTCGACCGTGCACGTCCATCTCTGGACCGACGCCGAGCGCAGCGACGCGCCGCTGGACCGCCACGAGCCGGGCCAGGCGCAGTGGCTCCCGGTCGCCGACGTGGTGCGCCTCGCCGCGGCCGGTGAGCTGCTCGGCTCCGGCACGCTGGTCGGGCTCCTCCAGTACGTCGCCGAGCGTTCCTGA
- a CDS encoding glycoside hydrolase family 15 protein — protein MTDSVGADPLGTALTGYHPIMLAIEDHGVIGDLRTVALVGTDGSIDFACLPDFDSPAVFSALLTEEGAAAERSTFTVRPGSCTRTKQLYLPDSNVLMTRFLDATSVAEVVDLMDPEDDGTRPLVRTVRVVRGRQRFTVRCAPAFDWARVRHSVELLDGVGAVFRPDDGSGALVLRTSAGLRVADDPEATGPAVVAEIDLGAGEAADFLLTWHDEAPHRNDVDVLGEHEADRRRDTVLTYWQDWLARSNYSGRWREMVHRSALLLKLMVHRPTGALIAAPTAGLPEEIGGERNWDYRFAWLRDAAFTSYALMRLGFVEEGRAFLSWLEQRMAEADDESGLLPVYTVHGAPPPEEVELTHLSGYRGSRPVRIGNAAGSQRQLDTYGEVMDSIYIANKETPISYDLWTRVRSSLDWLDRNRHLPDQGLWESRGEPQFHTYSRVMVWVAFERALRLARQRGLPAPVEAWEKAAAEAYEEVQRDCWDGDLGSYTQFPGTDQVEAGLLILPLVKFSGPTDPRFLSTLGRIEDDLVVDSLVQRYPPDGSDGLDGEEGTFNLCSFWYVEALTRAGRLEEARNVLEKAFTYANHVGLFAEELSASGEQLGNFPQALTHLGLISAAVNLDRALG, from the coding sequence GTGACGGACTCCGTGGGGGCGGATCCGCTCGGGACCGCCCTCACGGGGTACCACCCGATCATGCTGGCCATCGAGGACCACGGCGTGATCGGCGACCTGCGGACGGTCGCCCTGGTGGGCACGGACGGCAGCATCGACTTCGCCTGCCTGCCCGACTTCGACTCCCCCGCCGTCTTCTCGGCCCTGCTCACCGAGGAGGGCGCGGCCGCCGAACGGAGCACGTTCACCGTCCGACCGGGCTCGTGCACGCGCACCAAGCAGCTCTACCTGCCCGACTCCAACGTCCTGATGACCCGCTTCCTCGACGCGACCTCGGTGGCCGAGGTCGTCGACCTCATGGACCCCGAGGACGACGGGACGCGTCCACTGGTGCGCACGGTGCGCGTGGTCCGCGGCCGCCAGCGGTTCACCGTGCGCTGCGCGCCGGCCTTCGACTGGGCCCGGGTGCGGCACTCCGTCGAACTGCTCGACGGGGTCGGGGCGGTCTTCCGTCCCGACGACGGGTCGGGCGCGTTGGTGCTCCGGACCTCGGCCGGGCTCCGGGTGGCCGACGATCCCGAGGCGACCGGCCCCGCCGTCGTCGCCGAGATCGACCTCGGCGCCGGGGAGGCGGCCGACTTCCTCCTCACCTGGCACGACGAGGCGCCGCACCGCAACGACGTGGACGTCCTCGGCGAGCACGAGGCGGATCGCCGCCGCGACACGGTGCTCACCTACTGGCAGGACTGGCTCGCACGGTCGAACTACTCGGGGCGCTGGCGGGAGATGGTGCACCGCTCGGCCCTGCTGCTGAAGCTCATGGTGCACCGGCCGACCGGGGCGCTCATCGCGGCGCCGACCGCCGGGCTGCCCGAGGAGATCGGCGGGGAGCGCAACTGGGACTACCGCTTCGCCTGGCTCCGCGACGCCGCGTTCACCTCCTACGCGCTGATGCGGCTCGGGTTCGTCGAGGAGGGCCGGGCGTTCCTGTCGTGGCTCGAGCAGCGGATGGCGGAGGCGGACGACGAGTCGGGGCTGCTGCCGGTCTACACCGTGCACGGCGCGCCGCCGCCCGAGGAGGTCGAGCTGACCCACCTGTCCGGCTACCGGGGGTCCCGCCCGGTCCGGATCGGGAACGCGGCCGGGTCGCAGCGCCAGCTCGACACCTACGGCGAGGTGATGGACTCGATCTACATCGCGAACAAGGAGACCCCGATCTCCTACGACCTGTGGACGCGGGTCCGCAGCTCGCTGGACTGGCTCGACCGCAACCGGCACCTCCCCGACCAGGGACTGTGGGAGTCCCGCGGCGAGCCGCAGTTCCACACCTACTCGCGGGTGATGGTGTGGGTGGCGTTCGAGCGGGCGCTGCGGCTGGCCCGCCAACGGGGGCTCCCGGCCCCGGTCGAGGCGTGGGAGAAGGCCGCGGCGGAGGCCTACGAGGAGGTGCAGCGGGACTGCTGGGACGGCGACCTCGGCAGCTACACGCAGTTCCCCGGCACCGACCAGGTCGAGGCCGGGCTGCTGATCCTGCCGCTGGTGAAGTTCTCCGGACCCACCGACCCGCGCTTCCTCTCCACCCTCGGGCGCATCGAGGACGACCTCGTCGTCGACTCGCTGGTGCAGCGGTACCCGCCGGACGGCTCCGACGGGCTCGACGGCGAGGAGGGCACCTTCAACCTGTGCTCGTTCTGGTACGTGGAGGCGCTCACCCGGGCGGGGCGGCTCGAGGAGGCCCGCAACGTGCTGGAGAAGGCGTTCACCTACGCCAACCACGTCGGCCTGTTCGCCGAGGAGCTCTCCGCCTCGGGTGAGCAGCTGGGGAACTTCCCCCAGGCCCTCACGCACCTCGGGCTGATCAGCGCCGCGGTGAACCTGGACCGGGCGCTGGGCTGA
- a CDS encoding nitronate monooxygenase, which yields MNPVVAAPMAGGPSTPALVAAVAGAGGFGYLAAGYLTADALAAQLAELRQRSDRPFGVNLFLPDPTPPTRRRDRAVAAYATRIAGEARAVHVDLGDPHPASDPDTGPGLDAKIRVLAADPPQTISVTFALPDGERLAALRATGARLVATVTSVEEARAAAAAGVDGLVVQGTDAGGHRGTHAVTTAPDEIDTLDLLRAIRPVTALPLVAAGGVADAAGVRRALDAGAEQVQLGTAFLRTDEAGTSTTHRDALADPGFSGTTVTRAFTGRPARALTNRFAVEHGPAAPAAYPELHHLTRPVRVAAAKAGDTTRLHLWAGVHFRRAATGPAAEVVQGLVR from the coding sequence GTGAACCCGGTCGTCGCCGCGCCGATGGCGGGCGGGCCCTCCACCCCGGCCCTGGTGGCCGCCGTCGCCGGGGCGGGCGGCTTCGGCTACCTCGCCGCCGGCTACCTCACCGCCGACGCCCTCGCCGCCCAGCTCGCGGAGCTGCGTCAACGCTCCGACCGGCCGTTCGGGGTGAACCTCTTCCTGCCCGACCCGACGCCACCCACCCGTCGTCGGGATCGCGCGGTGGCCGCCTACGCGACGCGCATCGCGGGCGAGGCCCGTGCCGTGCACGTCGACCTCGGCGACCCGCACCCCGCGTCCGACCCGGACACCGGGCCCGGCCTCGACGCGAAGATCCGGGTCCTGGCGGCCGACCCGCCGCAGACCATCAGCGTCACCTTCGCCCTGCCCGACGGCGAGCGGCTCGCGGCGCTCCGGGCGACCGGGGCGCGCCTCGTGGCCACCGTGACCAGCGTCGAGGAGGCCCGCGCGGCCGCCGCGGCCGGGGTCGACGGACTGGTCGTCCAGGGCACCGACGCCGGCGGACACCGGGGGACGCACGCCGTCACGACCGCGCCCGACGAGATCGACACCCTCGACCTGCTCCGGGCGATCCGGCCGGTCACGGCGCTGCCGCTGGTGGCCGCGGGCGGGGTCGCCGACGCCGCCGGGGTGCGGCGGGCCCTCGACGCCGGGGCGGAGCAGGTCCAGCTCGGCACGGCGTTCCTGCGTACCGACGAGGCGGGCACGTCCACGACGCACCGCGACGCGCTCGCCGATCCCGGGTTCTCCGGCACGACGGTGACCCGGGCGTTCACCGGTCGGCCCGCGCGGGCCCTGACCAACCGCTTCGCCGTCGAGCACGGCCCGGCGGCCCCCGCGGCGTATCCCGAGCTCCACCACCTGACCCGCCCGGTCCGCGTCGCCGCGGCGAAGGCCGGGGACACCACCCGGCTGCACCTCTGGGCCGGGGTGCACTTCCGCCGCGCAGCCACCGGGCCCGCCGCCGAGGTGGTGCAGGGCCTGGTCCGATAG